Proteins from a genomic interval of Aquabacterium sp. J223:
- a CDS encoding MFS transporter, which translates to MHAWLPPVAATLAIQALMSMSTVTLPVLAPAAVREIGVPVAHVGLYVALIYGSGMVCGLVSGAVVRRLGALRLSQLCLLSAAAGLCLSVTARLPLMVLGAMLIGAGYGPVTPASSHILSRTAPARHLSAIFSLKQTGVPLGGVLAGALLPSVVLWAGWRPAALLVALACTVLALVVQPLRAPLDADRSAGAPIGFGDVREPLRMIVANRAGRALALSSFVFASLQLCLVTYLVAYFTHDLGFDLLQAGLMLAVAQGAGVLGRLAAGALADRIGRPRLVLGVMGCLMGLLGVAAASFTGAWPQAAMLAVCAAFGASAIGWNGVYLAEVARQALPGAVSAATGSALFVTYFGVLTGPPAFALMIGVGLSYGTALAAMALPALGCGLYLLRVRPRAPC; encoded by the coding sequence ATGCACGCCTGGTTGCCCCCCGTCGCCGCCACGCTCGCCATCCAGGCGCTGATGTCGATGTCCACCGTCACGCTGCCGGTGCTCGCGCCCGCCGCCGTGCGCGAGATCGGCGTGCCGGTGGCCCACGTCGGGCTCTACGTCGCGCTCATCTACGGCAGCGGCATGGTGTGCGGGCTGGTCAGCGGCGCGGTGGTGCGCCGGCTGGGCGCGCTGCGGCTCAGCCAGCTGTGCCTGCTGAGCGCCGCCGCGGGGCTGTGCCTGAGCGTCACCGCCCGGCTGCCGCTGATGGTGCTGGGCGCGATGCTGATCGGCGCCGGCTACGGGCCGGTGACGCCGGCCAGCTCGCACATCCTGAGCCGCACCGCGCCGGCGCGCCACCTGTCGGCGATCTTTTCGCTGAAGCAGACCGGGGTGCCCCTGGGCGGCGTGCTGGCCGGCGCGCTGCTGCCCTCGGTCGTGCTGTGGGCCGGGTGGCGGCCGGCGGCCCTGCTGGTGGCCCTGGCCTGCACCGTGCTCGCGCTGGTGGTGCAGCCGCTGCGCGCGCCGCTGGACGCCGATCGCAGCGCCGGCGCGCCCATCGGCTTCGGCGACGTGCGCGAGCCGCTGCGCATGATCGTCGCCAACCGTGCCGGGCGGGCGCTGGCGCTGAGCTCCTTCGTCTTCGCCTCGCTCCAGCTGTGCCTGGTCACCTACCTCGTCGCCTATTTCACCCACGACCTCGGCTTCGACCTGCTGCAGGCCGGCCTGATGCTGGCCGTCGCACAGGGCGCGGGCGTGCTCGGGCGCCTGGCCGCCGGCGCGCTGGCCGACCGGATCGGCCGGCCCCGGCTGGTGCTGGGCGTGATGGGCTGCCTGATGGGCTTGCTGGGCGTGGCCGCCGCTTCCTTCACCGGCGCATGGCCGCAGGCGGCGATGCTGGCCGTGTGCGCCGCCTTCGGCGCCAGCGCCATCGGCTGGAACGGCGTGTACCTGGCCGAAGTCGCGCGGCAGGCACTCCCCGGCGCCGTGAGCGCCGCCACCGGCAGCGCGCTGTTCGTCACCTACTTCGGCGTGCTCACCGGCCCGCCGGCCTTCGCGCTCATGATCGGCGTCGGCCTGTCCTACGGCACGGCGCTCGCGGCGATGGCGCTGCCGGCCTTGGGCTGCGGGCTGTACCTGCTTCGAGTCCGTCCGCGGGCGCCGTGCTGA
- a CDS encoding VWA domain-containing protein, with translation MQSTIEDFFKALRGSELEVSLSAQMDASRAIALVGWRDRALLKSALGATLAKTIGERAVFDTTFERFFSGADSLDAAVAPRPAIRGVGGQGGGSSGGRGPGSGLGLGGEPLSELLLDGDAAALTRRMRQAARDTGLTDIWLFTQKGHYTQKILRAMGADALDDELATLRRQAPAAPRLAELERARKRLSHEVRGFVERQVALYGTAPTRALHGDFLLTQRLSAIEQRDFGRMQEIVRKMARRLAERHSRRKRRQLRGQLDFRRTLRANAAYDGVLFETHWRSKVVERPRIVAICDVSGSVRYYARFLLLFLYCLGDAVSELHSYAFTNRLVDVSGSFETLPVEQAVDKVLRAVGGSGTDYGRVLQDIDEQLMDDIDRRTTVMILGDARNNRGEAHAEVMQALYQRARRVIWLNPEPVSFWGAGDSEMKRYAPYCHVARECNSVRHLERTLDALLRAS, from the coding sequence TTGCAGTCCACGATTGAGGACTTCTTCAAGGCGCTGCGCGGCAGCGAGCTGGAGGTCAGCCTCAGTGCGCAGATGGACGCCTCGCGCGCCATCGCGCTGGTCGGCTGGCGCGACCGCGCGCTGCTGAAGAGCGCGCTCGGCGCGACGCTCGCCAAGACGATCGGCGAACGCGCGGTCTTCGACACGACCTTCGAGCGATTCTTCAGCGGCGCCGACAGCCTCGATGCAGCCGTCGCGCCGCGGCCGGCGATCCGCGGCGTCGGCGGGCAGGGCGGCGGCAGCTCGGGCGGACGCGGGCCCGGCAGCGGCCTCGGCCTGGGTGGCGAGCCGCTGTCCGAGCTGCTGCTCGACGGCGACGCCGCGGCGCTGACCCGCCGGATGCGGCAGGCCGCGCGCGACACCGGCCTGACCGACATCTGGCTCTTCACGCAGAAGGGCCACTACACTCAGAAGATCCTGCGCGCGATGGGCGCCGACGCGCTCGACGACGAGCTCGCCACCCTACGGCGCCAAGCCCCGGCCGCGCCGCGCCTCGCCGAGCTGGAGCGCGCCCGCAAGCGGCTGTCGCACGAGGTGCGCGGCTTCGTGGAGCGCCAGGTCGCCCTGTACGGCACGGCGCCGACGCGCGCGCTGCACGGCGACTTCCTGCTGACGCAGAGGCTGTCGGCGATCGAGCAGCGCGACTTCGGCCGCATGCAAGAGATCGTGCGCAAGATGGCGCGCCGGCTGGCCGAGCGCCATTCGCGGCGCAAGCGGCGCCAGCTGCGCGGCCAGCTCGACTTCCGCCGCACCCTGCGCGCCAACGCCGCCTACGACGGGGTGCTGTTCGAGACGCACTGGCGCAGCAAGGTGGTCGAGCGGCCGCGCATCGTCGCGATCTGCGACGTCAGCGGCTCGGTGCGGTACTACGCGCGCTTCCTGCTGCTGTTCCTGTACTGCCTGGGCGACGCGGTCTCCGAGCTGCACAGCTACGCCTTCACCAACCGGCTGGTCGATGTCAGCGGCAGCTTCGAGACGCTGCCGGTGGAGCAGGCGGTCGACAAGGTGCTGCGCGCGGTGGGCGGCAGCGGCACGGACTACGGCCGCGTGCTGCAGGACATCGACGAGCAGTTGATGGACGACATCGACCGCCGGACCACCGTGATGATCCTGGGCGATGCGCGCAACAACCGCGGCGAGGCCCACGCCGAGGTCATGCAGGCGCTGTACCAGCGCGCGCGCCGCGTCATCTGGCTCAACCCGGAGCCGGTCTCGTTCTGGGGCGCAGGCGATTCGGAGATGAAGCGCTACGCGCCCTACTGCCACGTGGCGCGCGAATGCAACTCGGTGCGCCACCTGGAGCGCACGTTGGACGCGCTGCTGCGCGCATCGTGA
- a CDS encoding AAA family ATPase yields the protein MKSLHDAHFDSVDGVAARLAGVDYIADRQTATALYLAYQLEKPVLVEGPAGVGKTELAKSMARILDVPLIRLQCYEGLDESKALYEWKYGKQLLYTQLLKEKLAEMMQGAVGLAASIERLHAHDDLFFSEHFLEPRPLYQALHQERGCVLLIDEIDKADPEFEAFLLEVLSDFQISVPELGTVQARVKPLVFLTSNNTREMSDALKRRCLHLHIPFPDPATERRILERRVPGLSAALNRELVAFVQAVRRMDLKKQTSVSETIDWAKTLLLLHAEHLSLDMVRDTLNVFLKFEQDIAVANEQLPALLAQARKDAEVPVAVHD from the coding sequence ATGAAATCACTGCACGACGCCCATTTCGACTCGGTCGACGGCGTGGCCGCCCGCTTGGCCGGCGTCGACTACATCGCCGACCGTCAGACCGCCACCGCGCTCTACCTCGCCTACCAGCTCGAGAAGCCGGTTCTTGTCGAAGGGCCCGCCGGGGTCGGCAAGACGGAGCTGGCGAAGTCCATGGCGCGCATCCTCGACGTGCCGCTGATCCGCCTGCAGTGCTACGAAGGCCTGGACGAGTCGAAGGCGCTGTACGAATGGAAGTACGGCAAGCAGCTGCTGTACACGCAGCTACTCAAAGAAAAGCTCGCCGAGATGATGCAGGGCGCGGTGGGCCTCGCCGCTTCGATCGAACGCCTGCATGCGCACGACGATCTTTTCTTCTCCGAGCACTTCCTGGAGCCGCGCCCGCTTTACCAGGCCCTGCACCAAGAGCGTGGCTGCGTGCTGCTGATTGACGAGATCGACAAGGCCGACCCCGAGTTCGAGGCCTTCCTGCTCGAGGTGCTGTCGGACTTCCAGATCTCGGTGCCCGAGCTCGGCACCGTGCAGGCGCGGGTCAAGCCGCTGGTCTTTCTCACCAGCAACAACACCCGCGAGATGAGCGACGCGCTCAAGCGTCGCTGCCTGCACCTGCACATCCCCTTCCCCGACCCGGCCACCGAGCGGCGCATTCTCGAGCGCCGGGTGCCGGGGCTGTCGGCGGCGCTGAACCGGGAGCTGGTCGCTTTCGTTCAGGCCGTGCGCCGCATGGACCTGAAGAAGCAGACCTCGGTCAGCGAGACGATCGACTGGGCGAAGACGCTTCTGCTGCTGCACGCCGAGCACCTCAGCCTCGACATGGTCCGCGACACGCTGAACGTGTTCCTCAAGTTCGAGCAGGACATCGCCGTCGCCAACGAGCAGCTCCCTGCCCTGCTGGCCCAGGCGCGCAAGGACGCCGAGGTGCCGGTTGCAGTCCACGATTGA